A single genomic interval of Aureliella helgolandensis harbors:
- a CDS encoding HEAT repeat domain-containing protein, producing the protein MEERATQYALLLRFYQRYLNDADTARFIASVAGHYSLGTLERLLQSGDIYSRRAAALSLGLIGDANSYSILGPLLRHHDRKLRLVVDDTMRAISGREGTAAQRQTLESIVRSNECGTFEKTIELASELIETSGASAEVYHQRSLALFQIDALEQAIEDCRQTLKLNEFHYAAMVGLGHCHLELGDLLESLFWFRRALDVYPDLEPVRLQVRRLEKAIQEL; encoded by the coding sequence GTGGAAGAACGAGCAACTCAATACGCCCTACTGTTGAGATTCTACCAACGGTATTTGAACGACGCGGATACCGCGCGTTTCATTGCATCGGTAGCGGGGCATTATTCCCTGGGGACTCTCGAACGCTTGCTGCAATCGGGCGACATTTACTCTCGTCGCGCCGCCGCTTTATCACTGGGGCTGATTGGGGATGCAAATTCCTACTCCATACTTGGGCCACTGTTGCGGCACCACGATCGCAAGCTGCGGTTGGTCGTAGACGATACGATGCGGGCGATTAGCGGACGTGAGGGAACGGCCGCGCAGCGTCAGACGCTGGAGAGCATCGTTCGCTCCAATGAATGTGGAACGTTTGAGAAAACGATTGAACTGGCTTCCGAGTTGATTGAAACCTCCGGGGCGAGTGCGGAGGTGTATCACCAGCGGTCGCTAGCCCTGTTTCAGATTGACGCTTTGGAGCAAGCCATAGAAGATTGCCGCCAGACGTTGAAGCTCAACGAGTTCCACTATGCAGCGATGGTTGGATTGGGGCATTGTCACCTAGAGCTGGGCGACTTGTTGGAATCGCTCTTTTGGTTCCGTCGCGCACTCGATGTCTATCCCGACTTAGAACCGGTACGGTTGCAAGTCCGCCGGTTGGAAAAAGCCATCCAGGAACTGTAG
- the tsaE gene encoding tRNA (adenosine(37)-N6)-threonylcarbamoyltransferase complex ATPase subunit type 1 TsaE — protein MTGTNSLDLQLPTLQATRQLARLISEHCQPPFTLVLNGTLGVGKTQLIRFLAEALGVPAEDVTSPTYVLLQRYSATVPIYHFDFYRLEHAAQVWDLGIDELYEQPAITVIEWGDKFPECLPEVFLECTIEQDAKEQRVARLVAHGDALAPMLQHLKL, from the coding sequence GTGACTGGTACAAACTCCCTGGACTTGCAACTCCCCACCCTGCAAGCAACTCGACAACTTGCCCGCTTGATTTCCGAGCACTGTCAGCCCCCATTCACGCTCGTACTCAACGGAACCTTGGGAGTTGGAAAAACGCAGTTGATCCGGTTCCTGGCCGAAGCCTTGGGGGTGCCAGCTGAAGATGTCACCAGCCCGACCTATGTATTGCTCCAACGCTACTCAGCCACCGTACCGATCTACCATTTCGATTTCTACCGCCTCGAACATGCTGCTCAGGTGTGGGATTTAGGAATCGATGAACTGTACGAGCAGCCAGCCATCACGGTCATCGAATGGGGAGACAAATTCCCGGAATGCCTCCCTGAGGTGTTTTTGGAATGTACCATCGAGCAAGACGCCAAGGAACAGCGGGTCGCGCGGCTGGTTGCCCACGGCGACGCACTCGCCCCTATGCTGCAACACCTGAAGCTCTGA
- the msrB gene encoding peptide-methionine (R)-S-oxide reductase MsrB: protein MKTFQFATVLGAMGLLCGFLCAQVQSQVLVSPEKPPANQETQARQPATAIFAGGCFWCVETDFEKAPGVVDVVSGYSGGRRRAPNYENYASNGHREVVLVTYDDSKITYAGLVEWLIKHIDPTNGRGQFNDRGGQYAPAVYYATDTEKADAERVIRAIEQMKVFRGRLSVDVIPRAEFWPAEEYHQDYHHKNTIKYNFFRLASGRDAFVNSHWGSRAGFLELPGARPEGALNATDTVADVKATESAEPRPWQSFRKPSPLELKQTLSAIQFKVSQEDGTEPAFRNEFWDNKEAGLYVDIISGEPLFSSSAKFKSGTGWPSFVTPISPDAVEYRLDRTLFSVRTEVRSKYGDSHLGHVFDDGPVERGGKRYCMNSAALRFIPKDKMESEGYADYLKFVE from the coding sequence ATGAAGACTTTTCAATTCGCGACGGTCCTAGGAGCGATGGGGCTGCTGTGCGGTTTCTTGTGTGCTCAGGTCCAATCCCAAGTCTTAGTTAGTCCCGAAAAGCCTCCCGCCAACCAGGAAACTCAGGCTCGCCAGCCGGCGACCGCGATCTTTGCCGGAGGGTGTTTCTGGTGTGTGGAAACCGATTTTGAGAAGGCGCCCGGTGTTGTAGACGTGGTCTCCGGCTACAGCGGTGGCCGTCGTCGGGCTCCAAACTACGAGAACTATGCATCCAACGGCCATCGTGAGGTCGTGCTGGTAACCTACGACGATTCCAAAATTACCTATGCCGGTTTGGTGGAATGGTTAATTAAGCATATCGATCCCACGAACGGTCGCGGGCAATTCAACGATCGTGGTGGGCAGTATGCACCAGCGGTCTATTACGCCACGGATACGGAAAAGGCAGATGCCGAGCGCGTCATCAGGGCCATTGAGCAGATGAAGGTTTTTCGTGGTCGATTGAGTGTGGACGTAATCCCCAGAGCTGAATTTTGGCCCGCGGAAGAGTACCATCAAGACTACCATCACAAGAACACGATTAAGTACAATTTCTTCCGGCTTGCTTCGGGCCGAGATGCCTTCGTGAATTCCCATTGGGGCAGCCGAGCCGGGTTTTTGGAACTGCCCGGAGCGCGACCGGAAGGCGCACTGAACGCCACAGACACGGTTGCGGATGTGAAGGCGACCGAATCCGCCGAACCTCGTCCATGGCAAAGCTTCCGCAAGCCTTCCCCCCTAGAACTCAAGCAGACTCTGTCAGCAATTCAGTTTAAAGTCAGCCAAGAAGATGGTACCGAGCCGGCATTTCGCAACGAATTCTGGGATAACAAGGAAGCAGGACTCTACGTCGATATCATTTCTGGCGAACCCTTGTTCAGCTCCAGCGCCAAATTCAAGTCGGGCACGGGGTGGCCCTCCTTCGTCACACCCATTTCGCCCGATGCGGTTGAATATCGATTGGACCGCACCCTATTTTCAGTGCGTACCGAAGTTCGGTCCAAGTACGGGGACTCGCATTTGGGGCACGTCTTTGATGACGGACCGGTGGAACGAGGCGGCAAACGTTATTGCATGAATTCGGCCGCCCTGCGATTCATTCCTAAAGATAAAATGGAGTCCGAAGGATACGCCGATTATTTGAAATTCGTCGAATGA
- a CDS encoding copper homeostasis protein CutC — MLKTRSEQPSDEQLGQRLFELEVCVDRIEHAIIAAEAGATRIEINQGMELGGLTPTVGSCLWLSRHCPVPVVAMLRPHNHGFCYSPAEQTAMLRDCELLLSSGVDGIVVGALRNDEELDLNFLAQVVELCAGKDVVMHRAFDHLHNQHKGLLQLIDLGIARVLTSGGRPKAMDALEVLQEFVELAAGRIQVLPGSGITADNAAEILKKTGCAQLHGSFRLPLRGIWAPNPEEIATVRRILSRHAEAPPPQLTRESAVPVR; from the coding sequence GTGTTGAAAACAAGAAGTGAACAACCCAGTGATGAACAACTCGGCCAACGGCTGTTTGAGTTGGAAGTCTGTGTTGACCGTATCGAACATGCGATTATCGCTGCAGAAGCAGGCGCAACACGTATTGAAATTAACCAAGGGATGGAGCTGGGGGGATTAACTCCAACCGTTGGCTCGTGTCTTTGGCTCAGCCGGCATTGCCCCGTCCCAGTGGTCGCCATGCTGCGTCCGCACAATCATGGATTTTGTTATAGTCCGGCTGAGCAGACAGCCATGCTTCGCGACTGCGAGTTGCTCCTGTCCTCCGGTGTCGATGGAATTGTTGTGGGAGCGCTCCGCAACGACGAAGAGCTCGATTTGAATTTTCTTGCGCAAGTGGTTGAGCTGTGCGCAGGCAAAGACGTCGTCATGCATCGCGCTTTTGACCACCTGCACAATCAGCATAAGGGATTGTTGCAATTGATTGATCTGGGGATTGCTCGCGTCCTGACGTCGGGCGGGCGCCCCAAAGCGATGGACGCATTAGAGGTGTTGCAAGAGTTCGTCGAATTGGCTGCCGGGCGAATTCAGGTCCTGCCCGGAAGTGGAATCACGGCGGACAATGCTGCTGAAATACTTAAGAAGACCGGCTGTGCACAGCTGCATGGCTCGTTTCGCTTGCCCTTGCGGGGAATTTGGGCTCCGAATCCTGAAGAGATCGCAACCGTTCGCCGGATCCTGAGCCGGCATGCTGAAGCCCCGCCACCCCAGCTAACCAGAGAATCGGCTGTGCCGGTTCGCTAA
- the glmS gene encoding glutamine--fructose-6-phosphate transaminase (isomerizing), giving the protein MCGIVGYIGANDACPFLLAGLQRLEYRGYDSAGIATLRPSDQIRVTRVAGRVADLDAAVKKKSMAGNLGIGHTRWATHGAATAENAHPHSGGNGVLSLAHNGVIENYESLKSVLQSKGYVFHSQTDSEVVAHLIAECLKLSMVKHAGEVSINCYVEAVQDAISQLRGTYGLVIVFRDQADLLIAARCGSPLVVGVGKGEQYVASDTSPLIGFTDRIIYLADHQIAVIRPDNIQVLHRDQGRIRPDIKELTADAVDVTLEGYAHYMLKEIYEQPHSITNALRGRLDKDNATAKFGGLNLTTQQLRSVERIVLTGCGTSWHSALVGEYLFEELARIPVEVEYASELRYRNPPTDRDTVIFGITQSGETADTLAALREMKRKGHHTLAICNVIGSSIAQEADGGIYLHAGPEIGVASTKAFTSQLTVLSMLALYFGRLRHLSYEAGQRIIAQLEMLPEVIQKTLECHEHVKHIAARYADATNFLYLGRKYNFPTALEGALKLKEISYIHAEGYPAAEMKHGPIALVDEHTPSVFIVPNGTVYDKVLSNLQEVKARGGPVIAIVDHEDPQVANLADEVIMIPQIEDFLQPIVASIPLQLLSYEIALLRGCDVDMPRNLAKSVTVE; this is encoded by the coding sequence ATGTGTGGAATTGTCGGATATATCGGTGCCAATGACGCTTGCCCCTTTCTGCTGGCGGGCTTACAACGCCTGGAATACCGCGGATACGACAGCGCTGGCATTGCTACGCTCAGACCCTCGGATCAGATCCGAGTGACGCGAGTTGCCGGTCGCGTGGCGGATCTCGATGCTGCAGTCAAGAAGAAGTCCATGGCCGGTAATCTTGGTATTGGGCATACGCGTTGGGCCACGCATGGCGCGGCTACCGCTGAAAACGCGCATCCGCACAGTGGCGGAAACGGCGTGTTGTCGTTGGCTCACAACGGCGTCATCGAGAATTACGAATCGCTCAAGAGTGTGCTGCAGTCCAAGGGGTACGTCTTTCATTCTCAAACCGACAGCGAGGTGGTGGCTCACTTAATTGCCGAATGCCTCAAGCTGTCGATGGTCAAACATGCTGGCGAAGTTTCCATCAATTGCTACGTGGAGGCGGTGCAGGACGCAATTTCTCAATTGCGAGGTACCTATGGATTGGTGATCGTGTTCCGAGATCAGGCCGATCTGCTGATCGCAGCGCGCTGTGGAAGCCCGCTGGTGGTGGGCGTCGGCAAGGGGGAGCAGTATGTCGCTAGCGATACGTCCCCGTTGATCGGCTTCACCGATCGCATCATCTACTTGGCTGACCATCAAATTGCAGTGATTCGTCCCGATAATATCCAGGTCTTGCATCGCGATCAGGGGCGCATTCGCCCAGACATCAAGGAGTTGACGGCGGACGCAGTGGATGTGACCTTGGAGGGGTACGCCCACTACATGCTTAAGGAGATCTACGAGCAACCACACTCGATTACCAACGCCCTCCGCGGCAGGCTCGACAAGGACAATGCCACGGCTAAGTTCGGCGGACTCAATCTCACCACTCAACAATTGCGCAGCGTCGAACGCATCGTGCTGACCGGCTGTGGGACGAGCTGGCATTCGGCGCTCGTCGGGGAATACTTGTTCGAAGAATTGGCTCGTATCCCGGTCGAAGTGGAGTATGCCAGCGAGCTGCGATATCGCAATCCTCCCACAGATCGCGATACGGTGATTTTCGGTATTACTCAAAGTGGTGAAACGGCGGATACCTTGGCGGCCCTCCGCGAGATGAAACGCAAGGGGCACCACACATTGGCAATCTGCAACGTGATTGGCAGCAGCATCGCCCAGGAAGCGGATGGAGGAATCTACCTGCACGCTGGCCCTGAGATCGGAGTGGCGTCCACCAAGGCCTTTACGTCGCAATTGACCGTATTGAGTATGCTGGCGCTTTACTTCGGACGCCTGCGACACCTGAGCTACGAAGCAGGCCAACGCATCATCGCGCAATTGGAAATGCTGCCGGAAGTGATTCAGAAAACGCTCGAATGCCACGAGCATGTCAAGCATATTGCCGCGCGCTATGCCGACGCCACGAACTTTCTCTACCTGGGACGAAAGTACAATTTTCCCACGGCACTGGAGGGGGCTCTTAAGCTGAAGGAGATCAGCTACATCCATGCCGAGGGCTATCCGGCAGCCGAAATGAAGCACGGCCCAATCGCCCTGGTCGATGAGCACACGCCCAGCGTCTTTATCGTGCCCAATGGGACGGTCTACGATAAAGTCTTAAGCAATCTCCAGGAGGTTAAGGCACGGGGTGGGCCCGTCATTGCAATTGTCGATCATGAAGACCCACAAGTTGCCAATTTGGCCGATGAAGTCATCATGATTCCACAAATTGAAGACTTTTTGCAGCCTATCGTGGCTTCCATTCCACTGCAATTGCTCTCGTATGAGATCGCGTTGCTACGTGGATGTGATGTAGATATGCCCCGAAACCTAGCCAAAAGTGTTACCGTTGAATAG
- the ypfJ gene encoding KPN_02809 family neutral zinc metallopeptidase: MVFFRLLNAHDHCSPTSPAIALRAVIAHTDIYKGWGMRWAGREGSSNVEDRRSMKSAGAVGGGGLLVALLVVVFSIMRGGDPGQALQDGVRQLQQQAAQGGAGAQAGAGPVVASEAEQELAEFVKVVLKDTEDVWNDLFPRLVGKEYQEPKLILFRNATSSGCGHASSAVGPFYCPADLQVYLDLAFFEEMRTKFKAPGDFACAYVVAHEVGHHVQNLLGLSAEVQSRQAQLSKAEANKLSVRLELQADFLAGVWAHHADRAKRILEAGDVEEALNAAQQIGDDTLQRQATGQVMPDSFTHGTAKQRQRWFNEGLQSGDLSDLNLLFELDYNRL, encoded by the coding sequence GTGGTCTTTTTTCGTCTTCTCAATGCCCACGACCATTGCTCCCCTACCTCACCAGCGATAGCCTTACGGGCGGTGATTGCACACACAGACATTTACAAGGGGTGGGGCATGCGTTGGGCAGGACGAGAGGGAAGCAGCAACGTCGAGGATCGTCGTAGCATGAAGAGTGCTGGAGCTGTTGGCGGAGGCGGTTTGTTAGTCGCTCTGCTCGTGGTCGTATTCAGCATCATGCGTGGTGGCGATCCAGGACAAGCACTTCAGGACGGTGTTCGGCAACTCCAACAGCAGGCGGCCCAAGGTGGAGCAGGGGCCCAGGCTGGAGCCGGACCAGTCGTCGCCAGCGAAGCGGAACAAGAGCTCGCCGAGTTTGTGAAGGTGGTGCTCAAAGATACCGAGGACGTGTGGAACGATCTCTTCCCACGATTGGTGGGCAAGGAATACCAAGAACCCAAACTGATTCTGTTTCGCAATGCAACCTCCTCCGGCTGTGGTCACGCCTCCTCCGCCGTCGGCCCGTTCTATTGCCCAGCCGATTTGCAGGTCTACTTGGACCTCGCGTTCTTTGAGGAGATGCGAACCAAATTCAAAGCTCCAGGGGACTTCGCCTGCGCCTATGTCGTAGCTCACGAAGTAGGCCACCATGTCCAGAATTTGCTGGGACTCTCCGCCGAAGTTCAGTCGCGGCAGGCACAATTGAGCAAGGCCGAAGCCAACAAACTCAGCGTGCGTCTTGAGCTGCAAGCCGACTTTCTTGCTGGAGTATGGGCGCATCATGCAGATCGCGCCAAACGCATCCTTGAAGCAGGGGATGTGGAAGAAGCGTTAAACGCCGCACAACAAATTGGCGACGACACCCTGCAGCGTCAAGCCACCGGTCAAGTCATGCCCGATTCGTTCACGCACGGCACCGCCAAACAGCGGCAACGGTGGTTCAATGAAGGATTGCAATCCGGAGATCTAAGCGACCTCAACCTCTTGTTCGAACTCGACTACAACCGGTTGTAG
- a CDS encoding LPS-assembly protein LptD, translated as MLGNGRPTANLKYIGQEDRNRTFCRGRLRAVGLATWLLCCVLQCLGTDRTDAAEIAFLPIDPVFRIIVSGETVGEEIRGNYRVLAFQGNCHLQQGVFEASADEIVLWVDRNGAQGRDQPGQIICYLNGRAHADWGNGRVINDHQWTGRLFSLYPIESSGRSIPRHDIPNLDWSREPTSAVQMAQYAQSAPGYGFTPSGTNGAMTAPPLLNQELPPGNIQLPPTGGAGNPQSLVPPIAGATPWQPQNSNLGGTQSSSLLPQAGLVIPQDGSAPYAAAGPVPSNSPPASETIYPQAQPQVVRQIPATNGFTLKNIQFLPRSSNELRYTDLTTATEAVGQLTGGFKLIINGASLRDANGATTDFGTISLEADNAIVWVRNNGTGGGTSILSGLTSSPDRPVELYLDGNIVFHQGNRVIYAERMYYNVSSEYGMVLSAEVLTPVPQYQGLLRLKADVLQQRDRNNMVAYGAAITSSRLGVPRYWLQADEVELTDTRNEADLSAYAPSDTNRPTNMSVSAKSNFVYLGGVPVLYWPKFKTDLSKPNFYVSGVKFKNDSIFGFQTYVDWDLYQLLGIKGFEGTNLDLSTDYLSDRGPAVGVHFDYNRPTYLFGIPGVGSTDAWFLHDEGLDFLGSDRNKLTPEETVRGRILTRHRLFATPNTELLFENGWISDRNFLEQFFEKEWEQEKDFTTALRMRNYSGNRYWEIFGQARLNDFFTDTEWLPKLDHYWLGQDLLGERFTWSEHSSVGYGHQRVATTPTDPVDAATFALLPWESDSEGVVANTRQELSMPIALGAWKIIPFLSGEAAFWNEDVNQDDLTRLTGQAGIRTSLPFWRVYPGIENRLFDLRGIAHKVTLDAEYFYADSNQNMDLLPLYDPLDDNAQEHFRRRFIFNTFGGSLPDKFDERNFALRNGMQRWVTAGSSEIVDDLSQMRFGVNQRWQTKRGLPGRERIVDLVSFDVDFILFPDAQRDNFGEDLGVINYDFRYHVGDRLTLLSDGYYDTFADGLKTFSAGAQMSRPGRGDAYIGMLSLEGPISATILNGYTNYRLNEKWILTGGAQFDFGNTGSIGQSLGLTRIGETALVKVGIDVDSGRDNVSFNFNIEPRFLSKRVLGSVGGELIPPAGLYGVE; from the coding sequence GTGCTTGGCAACGGACGCCCAACCGCGAATTTGAAGTACATTGGTCAGGAGGATCGGAATCGAACCTTCTGCCGTGGAAGGCTGCGCGCCGTTGGACTGGCGACTTGGCTGCTGTGCTGCGTGCTCCAGTGCCTTGGAACCGATCGAACCGATGCTGCAGAAATCGCTTTCCTGCCGATTGACCCCGTATTCCGCATTATTGTCAGTGGCGAAACGGTGGGGGAGGAAATACGTGGCAACTATCGCGTCCTGGCATTCCAAGGCAATTGCCACTTGCAGCAAGGAGTGTTCGAGGCATCGGCCGACGAGATCGTATTGTGGGTCGACCGCAATGGCGCGCAGGGACGAGACCAGCCAGGACAGATCATCTGCTATCTGAATGGTAGAGCGCACGCCGACTGGGGGAACGGAAGAGTCATCAATGATCATCAGTGGACTGGTCGACTCTTCAGTCTGTACCCCATTGAATCTTCCGGGCGTTCGATCCCACGGCATGACATCCCCAACTTAGACTGGAGTCGCGAACCCACTTCCGCAGTGCAGATGGCGCAGTACGCGCAATCGGCACCTGGATACGGGTTTACCCCCAGCGGCACGAATGGCGCCATGACCGCTCCGCCACTGCTCAACCAAGAGCTGCCACCGGGCAATATCCAACTGCCTCCGACCGGCGGGGCGGGCAATCCCCAATCGCTAGTGCCCCCGATTGCTGGAGCAACGCCCTGGCAACCGCAAAATTCCAACTTGGGTGGTACCCAAAGTAGTTCGCTTCTACCGCAAGCTGGTCTCGTCATTCCCCAGGACGGTAGTGCTCCCTACGCGGCTGCGGGCCCCGTGCCTTCGAATTCACCGCCTGCCTCCGAAACCATTTATCCACAGGCACAACCACAAGTCGTGCGGCAGATCCCTGCGACCAATGGCTTCACCCTCAAGAACATCCAATTCCTGCCGCGCAGTAGCAATGAGCTACGGTACACCGATCTGACGACCGCGACGGAGGCGGTCGGACAACTGACGGGCGGATTCAAGTTGATCATCAACGGTGCCAGTCTCAGGGACGCGAACGGAGCCACGACCGATTTCGGCACAATTTCGCTCGAAGCCGACAACGCGATTGTTTGGGTCCGTAACAACGGCACGGGAGGTGGCACCTCGATCCTGAGCGGTTTAACCTCCAGCCCCGATCGCCCAGTTGAGCTCTACCTGGATGGGAACATTGTATTTCATCAGGGAAATCGAGTCATCTATGCGGAGAGGATGTACTACAACGTCTCGAGCGAGTACGGCATGGTACTCTCGGCAGAAGTATTGACGCCCGTGCCACAATACCAAGGGTTGTTGCGTTTGAAAGCGGACGTCTTGCAGCAACGCGACCGCAATAACATGGTTGCTTATGGAGCGGCTATCACGAGTAGTCGCTTGGGAGTACCTCGCTATTGGTTGCAAGCCGATGAAGTGGAGTTGACGGACACTCGCAATGAAGCCGATCTATCGGCCTACGCTCCCTCTGACACGAATCGTCCGACGAACATGAGCGTCTCCGCTAAAAGCAATTTTGTGTATCTGGGCGGCGTGCCGGTACTGTATTGGCCCAAATTCAAGACCGATCTATCGAAGCCGAACTTCTACGTGTCGGGAGTGAAGTTCAAGAATGACAGCATCTTTGGCTTTCAAACCTACGTCGACTGGGATCTCTATCAGTTGCTGGGAATCAAAGGGTTTGAAGGGACCAATCTAGACTTGTCGACCGACTATCTCTCGGATCGAGGGCCAGCGGTAGGGGTCCATTTCGACTACAACCGCCCCACCTATCTCTTTGGGATCCCCGGCGTCGGTTCAACGGATGCCTGGTTCTTGCACGATGAAGGACTCGATTTCTTAGGTAGCGACCGCAACAAACTGACTCCGGAAGAAACCGTTCGCGGACGAATATTGACCCGACATCGATTGTTCGCAACGCCCAACACGGAGCTGCTGTTTGAGAACGGTTGGATCAGCGACCGAAATTTTCTCGAACAATTCTTCGAGAAGGAGTGGGAACAAGAGAAGGACTTTACCACGGCGTTGCGAATGCGCAACTACAGCGGCAATCGCTACTGGGAGATTTTCGGACAAGCGCGTCTGAACGACTTCTTTACGGACACGGAATGGCTCCCCAAACTGGATCACTACTGGCTCGGGCAAGATCTCCTGGGAGAGCGATTTACCTGGAGCGAACATTCCAGTGTGGGCTATGGACATCAACGCGTAGCGACGACTCCCACCGACCCCGTCGATGCGGCCACTTTCGCCTTGCTTCCTTGGGAGAGCGATAGTGAGGGTGTGGTTGCGAACACGCGTCAGGAGTTGAGCATGCCCATTGCGTTGGGAGCGTGGAAGATCATTCCATTCTTATCGGGAGAGGCCGCCTTTTGGAATGAAGACGTCAATCAAGACGACCTAACACGACTGACGGGGCAGGCCGGTATTCGCACGTCCCTCCCTTTCTGGCGGGTCTACCCGGGCATCGAAAATCGCCTGTTCGATCTGCGTGGGATCGCGCACAAGGTCACGCTAGATGCGGAGTATTTCTATGCAGATTCCAACCAGAATATGGACCTCCTGCCACTCTACGATCCACTGGATGACAATGCCCAAGAGCACTTCCGGCGGCGTTTCATTTTCAACACCTTCGGTGGCTCGCTGCCAGACAAGTTCGACGAGCGCAACTTTGCGCTTCGAAATGGCATGCAGCGGTGGGTGACGGCCGGCAGCAGTGAAATCGTGGATGACCTTAGTCAGATGCGTTTCGGCGTCAACCAGCGATGGCAAACCAAGCGTGGCTTGCCAGGGCGTGAACGGATCGTCGACCTGGTTTCGTTTGATGTGGACTTCATCCTATTCCCTGATGCACAGCGAGACAACTTCGGCGAGGACCTGGGAGTCATCAACTACGACTTCCGCTATCACGTAGGAGATCGTCTAACGCTCCTGTCCGACGGCTACTACGATACGTTTGCGGACGGTTTGAAGACCTTTTCTGCAGGCGCCCAGATGAGTCGTCCAGGGCGTGGCGACGCCTACATTGGCATGCTTTCTCTAGAAGGCCCGATTAGCGCCACCATCTTGAACGGCTACACGAATTACCGACTGAACGAAAAATGGATTCTTACCGGCGGAGCCCAATTCGACTTTGGCAACACGGGCAGCATTGGTCAATCGCTGGGGCTAACGCGCATCGGAGAAACGGCCTTGGTGAAGGTCGGCATCGACGTGGACAGCGGGCGTGATAACGTCTCCTTCAACTTCAATATCGAACCACGCTTCCTCTCCAAGCGAGTGCTGGGATCCGTGGGTGGGGAGTTGATTCCGCCTGCCGGCTTGTACGGCGTTGAATAA